From Asterias rubens chromosome 6, eAstRub1.3, whole genome shotgun sequence, one genomic window encodes:
- the LOC117291236 gene encoding transcriptional enhancer factor TEF-1-like isoform X3, whose product MAAMSSAQIVSATAIHNKAAAMGIAGLGIPGATPLRPPYPAHQLWQPGLTQAGTSHDVKPFSATAQAYAPSGDYPAGMTPGSPPAWEGRSIGTRKLRLVEFQAFLELRRDPESVSEYSKHLFVHLGSNVSYSDPLLEAVDVRQIYDKFPEKKGGLKELYDKGPPEAFFLVKFWADLNTNLSEETGAFYGVTSQYESPENMTIMCSTKVCSFGKQVVEKVETEYARFESGRFVYRIHESPMCEYMINFIHKLKHLPEKYMMNSVLENFTILQVVTNRETQETLLCIAYVFEVSTSEHGAQHHIYRLVKD is encoded by the exons ATGGCGGCCATGTCGTCGGCCCAGATCGTCTCAGCAACTGCAATACACAACAAGGCTGCTGCAATGGGTATAGCCGGCTTAGGAATCCCAGGGGCTACTCCACTAAGGCCGCCATATCCTGCCCAT CAACTCTGGCAACCTGGTCTCACACAAGCAGGTACATCCCATGA cgTCAAACCTTTCTCAGCGACAGCTCAAGCCTATGCACCCAGCGGTGACTACCCAGCCGGTATGACGCCCGGAAGCCCACCTGCATGGGAAGGTAGATCTATCGGTACTCGGAAGCTCCGATTGGTTGAATTCCAAGCTTTCCTCGAGTTACGACGAGACCCAGAGAGCGTAAGTGAG TACAGCAAACATCTGTTTGTTCACCTTGGCTCAAACGTCAGTTACTCAGATCCACTACTTGAG GCTGTGGACGTCCGTCAAATCTATGACAAGTTTCCGGAGAAGAAGGGCGGGCTGAAAGAGCTTTATGACAAAGGACCACCAGAGGCATTCTTCCTCGTCAAGTTCTGG GCGGACCTCAACACAAATCTTTCAGAGGAGACGGGTGCATTCTATGGAGTCACAAGCCA GTATGAGAGTCCAGAGAACATGACCATCATGTGCTCAACTAAAGTGTGTTCATTTGGAAAACAGGTTGTGGAGAAAGTAGAG ACGGAGTATGCAAGGTTTGAGAGTGGTCGGTTTGTTTACCGCATCCATGAATCACCAATGTGCGAATATATGATCAACTTTATTCACAAACTCAAGCATCTTCCTGAGAAGTACATGATGAACAGTGTGCTGGAAAACTTCACTATATTACAG GTTGTAACCAACAGAGAGACCCAGGAAACCTTACTATGCATCGCCTACGTCTTTGAAGTCTCAACGAGTGAACACGGAGCACAGCATCACATCTACAGACTGGTCAAAGACTGA